The proteins below come from a single Gimesia alba genomic window:
- a CDS encoding PLDc N-terminal domain-containing protein: MFSIFSLIFGLLSVVIGILATIFWIWMLIDCLKNEPSVGNDKIIWALVIVFLSYLGAILYYLVRRPERIKQTGQ; encoded by the coding sequence ATGTTCTCAATCTTTAGTTTAATATTTGGGTTACTCTCTGTTGTCATTGGTATTTTGGCGACCATTTTCTGGATCTGGATGCTGATCGATTGTCTGAAAAATGAACCTTCAGTTGGAAATGATAAAATTATCTGGGCGCTCGTGATTGTGTTCCTCAGTTATCTCGGCGCGATTTTATATTACCTGGTCCGACGGCCTGAGCGGATTAAACAGACGGGACAGTAG
- a CDS encoding 50S ribosomal protein bL37, whose amino-acid sequence MAKTQRKLKKANHGRRPASAKARKQKRKHIKF is encoded by the coding sequence ATGGCAAAAACACAACGTAAACTGAAAAAAGCAAATCACGGTCGTCGTCCTGCCAGTGCTAAAGCACGCAAGCAAAAACGAAAGCACATCAAATTCTAA
- a CDS encoding FHA domain-containing protein yields the protein MGFFTSSSKNSQQAPAANSAAGSSYLLWIDGVGTYLVYLSETMRIGGPGEPGTIGGLRSAWADLSLLANLSRHHASIVRSGESYYLEAKAPVFCDQRAVNDRVLLTDQAAIRLNTDTVITFRQPTVLSATACLELTSYHQPQQRLDGIILMAETCLLGSSGENHVVCHNWSGTVILYRQGDQILCRSKLEIFNNGEPASEGAVLTPGSLVSGPELRFRWEVVS from the coding sequence TTGGGCTTCTTCACTTCGTCTTCAAAAAATTCTCAGCAGGCTCCCGCAGCGAATTCCGCTGCAGGTTCGAGCTATCTGTTGTGGATTGACGGCGTCGGAACCTATCTGGTGTATTTATCAGAAACAATGCGCATTGGTGGCCCAGGTGAGCCGGGAACCATTGGTGGCCTGAGATCGGCTTGGGCTGATTTGTCATTGCTGGCGAACCTGTCTCGACACCATGCTTCAATCGTGCGTTCCGGCGAGAGCTATTACCTGGAAGCGAAGGCCCCTGTGTTTTGTGACCAGCGTGCTGTGAATGATCGCGTCTTGCTGACCGATCAGGCAGCGATTAGACTGAATACAGATACTGTAATCACCTTTCGTCAGCCGACCGTACTGAGCGCGACTGCGTGTCTGGAATTGACCAGTTATCATCAGCCTCAGCAGCGACTGGATGGCATTATTTTGATGGCAGAGACATGTCTGCTTGGTTCCTCCGGTGAGAATCATGTTGTTTGTCACAATTGGTCGGGAACTGTCATTTTATATCGTCAGGGGGATCAGATTTTGTGTCGTTCGAAGCTGGAAATATTTAACAATGGGGAGCCAGCGTCTGAGGGAGCCGTGTTAACCCCGGGTTCTCTGGTCAGTGGCCCTGAATTACGTTTTCGTTGGGAGGTCGTCAGTTAA
- a CDS encoding serine/threonine protein kinase, with translation MKFTFAPESKPLAGFTIKRAIDRGGFGEVYYALSDSGKEVALKLLQQNMDIELRGVTQCLNLKHPNLVTIFDVKTDRDGDHWVVMEYVSGQGLDKALHQCPNGMPMEQVRYWLSGISEGLSYLHSRGLVHRDLKPSNVFRDGETIKIGDVGLSKFITHSRRSANTQSVGTVYYMAPEVARGRYGKEVDVYAVGVMVYEMITGVVPFDGESTAEILMKHLSEKPDLSRLPVHLRAVMGRALEKDPQKRIADVKVFKQEFERALFQRETVTEIPDTSFETFAAVAAPMQHADGVNQTSRVSNNHSGWEYTRLWGPGIILMFFLVGMIGISIGGLRVGIPLFFGLFIMMFFCGAIVITGMFGRLIFTKGIAAIVKGPPPISDLWDKEKNHRRDTAAKEYRAQVLDETRIFREQERQKAEAEQRRVREQHRNKRCYRRALTPRTPRSISLQSRFYDLSISMVKAVVCTLVIMAGILCFTDGLISRGFWSGNDFAPLALLTFGTIVAAWSVLGVAKLTEGKVFDNSTRRIIWMITGVVVGSLIYLIQADVLMTSMPASRDMHLGLRPWFNVIGPYSLILGNGQPSLIGYVVFFGMLFCFRRWWWHADSFRPRKFKVTSVLTTVFVAYVVTAIWAFPVVAALSWAAIISSVVQLSASWISEDQRVVEIKGTK, from the coding sequence ATGAAATTCACCTTTGCACCAGAATCGAAACCTTTAGCAGGATTTACGATTAAGCGCGCCATCGACCGGGGTGGATTTGGAGAGGTGTATTATGCACTGAGTGATTCGGGCAAAGAGGTGGCGCTCAAATTGCTGCAACAGAACATGGATATTGAATTGCGCGGCGTGACGCAATGTCTGAATCTAAAACATCCGAATCTGGTCACGATCTTTGATGTCAAAACGGACCGCGACGGCGACCACTGGGTGGTGATGGAATATGTGTCCGGCCAGGGGCTGGATAAAGCCTTGCATCAGTGTCCCAACGGGATGCCGATGGAGCAGGTACGGTATTGGCTGTCGGGGATTTCAGAAGGCTTGTCTTATCTGCATAGTCGCGGCCTGGTACACCGGGATTTGAAACCTTCGAATGTATTCCGCGATGGCGAGACCATCAAAATTGGCGATGTGGGTTTGTCGAAATTTATTACCCATAGTCGCCGCAGTGCGAATACGCAGAGTGTGGGCACCGTGTATTACATGGCACCCGAAGTAGCGCGGGGACGTTATGGAAAAGAAGTCGACGTCTATGCGGTAGGTGTGATGGTCTACGAGATGATTACCGGCGTGGTCCCCTTCGACGGGGAATCGACGGCGGAGATTCTGATGAAACATCTTTCCGAAAAACCGGACCTGAGCCGTTTGCCCGTTCATCTGCGTGCCGTTATGGGACGTGCCTTAGAAAAAGACCCACAAAAACGAATTGCCGACGTCAAAGTCTTCAAGCAGGAATTTGAACGCGCTCTGTTTCAGCGCGAGACGGTTACAGAAATTCCTGATACATCATTTGAAACCTTCGCGGCTGTCGCTGCCCCGATGCAACATGCGGACGGAGTGAATCAAACCTCTCGTGTTTCGAACAATCACTCTGGTTGGGAGTATACCAGGCTTTGGGGCCCCGGAATTATCCTGATGTTTTTTTTGGTAGGGATGATAGGAATATCAATAGGAGGTCTGAGGGTCGGAATTCCTCTCTTTTTTGGCCTCTTTATCATGATGTTTTTCTGTGGGGCCATTGTCATCACAGGCATGTTCGGGCGGCTGATTTTTACCAAAGGGATTGCAGCGATTGTAAAAGGGCCGCCTCCCATCAGTGATCTCTGGGATAAAGAAAAGAACCACCGAAGGGATACAGCTGCAAAAGAATACCGCGCTCAAGTATTGGATGAGACACGGATTTTCCGAGAGCAGGAACGGCAGAAAGCAGAAGCAGAGCAACGTCGTGTACGGGAACAGCACCGAAATAAACGCTGTTATCGGCGTGCATTGACGCCGCGTACGCCGCGATCGATTTCCCTTCAAAGCCGATTCTATGATTTATCCATTTCGATGGTGAAAGCGGTCGTCTGTACGCTGGTGATCATGGCGGGGATTTTGTGTTTTACAGATGGATTAATTTCCAGAGGATTCTGGAGCGGCAATGATTTCGCTCCCCTGGCACTGCTGACGTTTGGAACAATCGTCGCTGCCTGGAGCGTTTTGGGTGTTGCAAAACTGACAGAAGGAAAAGTGTTCGATAACAGCACGCGTCGTATTATCTGGATGATCACAGGAGTTGTCGTAGGATCGTTGATCTATTTGATTCAAGCAGACGTCTTAATGACTTCAATGCCTGCTTCACGAGACATGCATTTGGGATTAAGACCCTGGTTCAACGTGATCGGCCCGTATTCTTTAATTCTAGGGAATGGGCAACCCAGCTTGATTGGCTATGTGGTTTTCTTTGGAATGCTCTTCTGTTTCCGCCGCTGGTGGTGGCACGCTGATTCATTTCGACCAAGAAAATTCAAAGTGACTTCTGTTCTGACAACCGTATTTGTTGCCTATGTGGTCACCGCAATCTGGGCATTTCCCGTTGTTGCTGCATTGAGTTGGGCAGCCATTATTTCGAGTGTAGTTCAGCTTTCTGCCTCGTGGATTTCGGAAGATCAACGCGTCGTTGAGATTAAGGGGACGAAATAA
- a CDS encoding RNA polymerase sigma factor: protein MPIDEADQLLVSQIKAGDSDAWAELIARFEGRLLAFVNSRLRNAASSEDVVQETFLGFLISLPNYDPATPLESFLFAIASHKLTDLLRKQGRRPTIPLFPDEKGERENHREPAGHARVASSLARSKERKSKEEQIICESLQDLILSWIKNGEYERLQCIEQLFVSGKANKEVALQLQISEQAVANHKHFVVGKLKDAIKMAQIHDADLQGLGLS from the coding sequence ATGCCAATCGATGAAGCCGATCAACTTCTAGTATCTCAAATCAAAGCTGGCGACTCTGACGCCTGGGCAGAATTGATTGCGCGGTTTGAAGGACGGCTGCTGGCGTTTGTTAACAGCCGATTGCGCAATGCGGCGAGCAGCGAAGATGTCGTTCAGGAAACGTTTCTGGGTTTTTTGATCAGTCTGCCGAACTATGATCCGGCGACGCCTTTGGAGTCGTTTCTGTTTGCGATTGCTTCTCATAAGCTGACAGATTTGCTCCGCAAGCAGGGTAGACGGCCCACCATTCCCCTATTTCCGGACGAGAAGGGCGAACGGGAAAACCATCGCGAGCCGGCAGGTCATGCGCGAGTGGCTTCCAGTCTGGCGCGGAGTAAAGAACGCAAATCAAAAGAAGAGCAGATCATTTGTGAGAGCCTGCAGGACTTAATTTTATCCTGGATCAAAAATGGAGAGTATGAGCGGCTGCAGTGTATTGAGCAGTTGTTTGTCTCGGGGAAGGCGAATAAAGAGGTAGCATTGCAATTACAAATTTCAGAACAGGCGGTTGCCAACCATAAGCACTTTGTCGTCGGGAAACTGAAAGACGCGATCAAAATGGCTCAGATTCATGACGCTGATTTACAGGGACTGGGGTTATCCTGA
- a CDS encoding PLDc N-terminal domain-containing protein produces the protein MDSIIVGLIIMGVAAFIILQLVMWIWMLVDCLKNEPAEGNDKVIWVLLMVFLGIIGSLLYYFIRRPQRIERFGQ, from the coding sequence ATGGATTCAATAATAGTGGGACTAATTATAATGGGAGTTGCTGCTTTCATTATCTTGCAGTTGGTGATGTGGATCTGGATGCTTGTTGATTGTCTGAAAAATGAACCAGCGGAAGGGAATGATAAAGTGATCTGGGTGCTCTTGATGGTGTTTCTCGGGATTATCGGATCTTTACTCTATTACTTCATACGTCGTCCCCAGCGAATTGAACGATTTGGACAATAG
- a CDS encoding YifB family Mg chelatase-like AAA ATPase, with the protein MLAKLYTYSLFGIEAKPVEVEVDISPGAMPKTILVGLAEAAVKESTHRIERALVNSGYNRPIDRIVINLSPADLPKDAASFDLPIALGLLTASGQLASDRFQEYAVVGELALDGTIRPVRGALSMAIAAREQGKQGILVPVQNAEEAAVVEGLDVFAVGTLAEAVGFYTGNLPIEAVEFSWENALEEHGQYEIDYSDVKGQEYSKRAITVAAAGMHHLLMIGSPGTGKTLLASRFSTILPRLSQEESLETTRIYSAMGRLSNNQSLVMLRQFRTPHHTISEAGLVGGGSTPAPGEISLAHNGLLFLDELPEFNRRTLEVLRQPLEGGEVTISRAIGSVTFPANVMLIAAMNPCPCGYLSDPRRKCSCNPMQIERYLSKISGPLLDRIDIHIEVPPVPFRDLSEKSAGTDSATMRERVLEAREIQSRRFQQESTSHNGRMTPRQLRKYCQLAGDAEALLKSAMEDMGLSARAHDKILRISRTIADLDQSDQITASHISEAINYRTLDRQFWS; encoded by the coding sequence ATGCTGGCCAAGCTCTATACCTATTCTTTATTTGGCATCGAAGCCAAGCCGGTCGAAGTGGAAGTCGATATCTCTCCCGGGGCGATGCCGAAAACGATTCTGGTGGGGTTGGCAGAAGCAGCTGTGAAAGAGAGTACGCATCGGATTGAGCGGGCTCTGGTAAACAGCGGGTACAATCGTCCCATCGATCGGATTGTGATCAACCTGTCTCCCGCGGATCTCCCCAAAGACGCGGCCTCGTTTGATCTGCCGATTGCATTGGGATTGTTGACTGCCAGTGGACAGCTTGCCTCGGATCGGTTTCAGGAGTATGCGGTTGTGGGAGAGTTGGCTCTGGATGGCACGATTCGTCCGGTGCGGGGCGCGTTATCGATGGCCATCGCGGCGCGCGAGCAGGGCAAGCAGGGAATTCTGGTTCCGGTTCAGAATGCAGAGGAAGCCGCTGTCGTGGAGGGGCTGGATGTGTTTGCCGTGGGCACTCTGGCAGAAGCCGTCGGTTTTTATACGGGGAACCTGCCCATCGAAGCGGTCGAATTTTCCTGGGAGAATGCGCTAGAGGAACACGGTCAGTATGAAATCGACTATAGCGATGTAAAGGGGCAGGAATATTCGAAACGGGCGATCACGGTTGCCGCTGCCGGAATGCATCATTTACTCATGATCGGGTCGCCTGGTACTGGAAAGACTTTGCTGGCTTCGAGGTTCAGTACAATCTTGCCGCGCCTTTCTCAGGAAGAGAGTTTAGAGACGACGCGAATTTACAGTGCGATGGGGCGTTTATCTAATAATCAATCTCTGGTGATGCTACGCCAGTTTCGGACTCCTCATCATACCATCAGTGAAGCGGGATTGGTGGGAGGCGGGTCTACGCCGGCACCGGGAGAGATCAGCCTGGCACATAATGGTCTGTTATTTCTGGATGAGTTGCCTGAATTTAATCGGCGTACTCTGGAAGTACTCCGTCAGCCACTTGAGGGAGGTGAAGTCACCATTTCCCGCGCAATCGGCAGCGTGACATTTCCTGCGAACGTGATGTTAATCGCAGCGATGAATCCCTGTCCTTGTGGTTATCTTTCTGATCCACGACGAAAGTGTTCCTGCAATCCAATGCAAATTGAGCGTTATCTTTCCAAGATCAGCGGCCCATTACTGGATCGGATCGACATTCACATAGAGGTTCCCCCTGTACCATTTCGGGATCTTTCAGAAAAATCAGCGGGCACCGACAGTGCGACGATGCGTGAACGTGTTTTGGAAGCGCGGGAAATTCAGTCGCGCCGTTTTCAGCAGGAATCGACTTCACACAATGGTCGAATGACGCCGCGGCAGCTAAGAAAATACTGTCAACTGGCTGGCGATGCAGAGGCATTATTAAAATCGGCAATGGAAGACATGGGACTTTCAGCACGGGCTCATGATAAGATTTTGCGAATCAGCCGAACCATTGCCGACCTGGATCAGAGCGATCAGATTACTGCGTCTCACATCAGTGAAGCCATTAATTACCGTACGCTGGATCGTCAGTTCTGGTCTTGA